A genomic stretch from Coffea arabica cultivar ET-39 chromosome 10c, Coffea Arabica ET-39 HiFi, whole genome shotgun sequence includes:
- the LOC140016256 gene encoding uncharacterized protein: MLLLVYECSSILTKCEGYACAYRLVVDMETRGQRKGRQPRQPRNERVANGSDIDQNVELSAGRGNDQIGQVLTRMTDILELLVAQQGQGVGQGNQRGNQEIGEDRALERFQKFSPPKFAGGPDPEVAENWLENIRNIFDALDYTEERQVIFAVFQLEGAARAWWNVIRNKWERDQTPRIWINFVREFNEKFLPPLVQEKREDDFIKLRQGTLSVAEYETRFTKLSTYAPELVATERKRIRRFIQGLDLEIQDALAAAQVETFSDALEKAQRVESTKSQLRAFQKRKRDTSDSTLGKNGPPPKVRKEVDEVGLLLPAPLMIKEPKGTMSRGTSVGQTRSKKTSQASQVTTPRPTCGYCGRTNHTEENCWLKGRKCMGCGSTNHKVHDCPRRYPRETTAQQGNGTVPRQVNGRRNRPMASERTHDMNTPHGSELSEITEGMNFEDEILLRRGGCEDSQNLLI; the protein is encoded by the coding sequence gaggacaacgaaagggacgtcaacctagacaaccccgaaatgaaagagtagctaatgggtccgatattgatcaaaacgttgagctaagtgctgggagaggaaatgaccagataggacaagttttaactcgcatgacggatatcctagagctcttggtagctcaacaaggtcaaggtgttggacaaggaaaccaacgtggaaaccaagagataggggaggatcgagctttagagcggtttcagaaattctctccgcccaagtttgctggagggcctgatccagaggtggctgagaattggttagaaaatataagaaatatattcgatgccttggattacacagaggagagacaagtcatatttgctgtatttcaacttgaaggagcagcccgagcatggtggaatgttataagaaacaagtgggaaagagatcaaactccgaGAATTTGGATAAACTTCGTGcgtgaatttaatgagaaatttcttcctccacttgtccaagaaaagagagaagatgattttataaagcttcgtcaaggaactttaagcgtagctgagtatgaaacacgctttacgaagttatctacatatgccccagaattggtggctactgaacggaagagaataagacggtttatccaaggattagatttggaaatccaagatgcccttgccgcagcacaggttgaaacatttagtgacgctcttgaaaaagcgcaaagggtagaaagcacaaaatctcaactgagagcttttcaaaaaaggaaaagagatacatctgacagtacactaggaaaaaatggaccaccacccaaagttagaaaagaagtggatgaagtaggactgttacttcctgcaccactcatgataaaggaaccaaaaggaactatgtcacgagggacttcagtaggacaaacacgatcaaagaaaacctcgcaagcaagtcaggtcacaacacctcgtccgacttgtggatattgtggaaggacgaatcacactgaagaaaactgttggctaaagggacgaaagtgtatgggatgtgggagtaccaatcataaagttcatgactgtccaaggaggtatccacgagaaactactgctcaacaaggaaatggaactgttcctcgacaagtcaatggaaggagaaaccgaccaatggcatctgaaagaacgcatgacatgaacacaccacacggttcagagttgtctgagattacagaaggtatgaatttcgaggacgaaattcttttaaggaggggaggttgtgaggactcacaaaatttacttatttaa
- the LOC140016221 gene encoding uncharacterized protein: protein MLLLVYECSSILTKCEGYACAYRLVVDMETRGQRKGRQPRQPRNERVANGSDIDQNVELSAGRGNDQIGQVLTRMTDILELLVAQQGQGVGQGNQRGNQEIGEDRALERFQKFSPPKFAGGPDPEVAENWLENIRNIFDALDYTEERQVIFAVFQLEGAARAWWNVIRNKWERDQTPRIWINFVREFNEKFLPPLVQEKREDDFIKLRQGTLSVAEYETRFTKLSTYAPELVATERKRIRRFIQGLDLEIQDALAAAQVETFSDALEKAQRVESTKSQLRAFQKRKRDTSDSTLGKNGPPPKVRKEVDEVGLLLPAPLMIKEPKGTMSRGTSVGQTRSKKTSQASQVTTPRPTCGYCGRTNHTEENCWLKGRKCMGCGSTNHKVHDCPRRYPRETTAQQGNGTVPRQVNGRRNRPMASERTHDMNTPHGSELSEITEGMNFEDEILLRRGGCEDSQNLLI from the coding sequence ATGTTGCTACTGGTATATGAGTGTAGTTCAATTTTAACTAAGTGTGAGGGTTATGCATGTGCGTATAGATTAGTTGTggacatggaaactagaggacaacgaaagggacgtcaacctagacaaccccgaaatgaaagagtagctaatgggtccgatattgatcaaaacgttgagctaagtgctgggagaggaaatgaccagataggacaagttttaactcgcatgacggatatcctagagctcttggtagctcaacaaggtcaaggtgttggacaaggaaaccaacgtggaaaccaagagataggggaggatcgagctttagagcggtttcagaaattctctccgcccaagtttgctggagggcctgatccagaggtggctgagaattggttagaaaatataagaaatatattcgatgccttggattacacagaggagagacaagtcatatttgctgtatttcaacttgaaggagcagcccgagcatggtggaatgttataagaaacaagtgggaaagagatcaaactccgaGAATTTGGATAAACTTCGTGcgtgaatttaatgagaaatttcttcctccacttgtccaagaaaagagagaagatgattttataaagcttcgtcaaggaactttaagcgtagctgagtatgaaacacgctttacgaagttatctacatatgccccagaattggtggctactgaacggaagagaataagacggtttatccaaggattagatttggaaatccaagatgcccttgccgcagcacaggttgaaacatttagtgacgctcttgaaaaagcgcaaagggtagaaagcacaaaatctcaactgagagcttttcaaaaaaggaaaagagatacatctgacagtacactaggaaaaaatggaccaccacccaaagttagaaaagaagtggatgaagtaggactgttacttcctgcaccactcatgataaaggaaccaaaaggaactatgtcacgagggacttcagtaggacaaacacgatcaaagaaaacctcgcaagcaagtcaggtcacaacacctcgtccgacttgtggatattgtggaaggacgaatcacactgaagaaaactgttggctaaagggacgaaagtgtatgggatgtgggagtaccaatcataaagttcatgactgtccaaggaggtatccacgagaaactactgctcaacaaggaaatggaactgttcctcgacaagtcaatggaaggagaaaccgaccaatggcatctgaaagaacgcatgacatgaacacaccacacggttcagagttgtctgagattacagaaggtatgaatttcgaggacgaaattcttttaaggaggggaggttgtgaggactcacaaaatttacttatttaa